One part of the Arabidopsis thaliana chromosome 1 sequence genome encodes these proteins:
- a CDS encoding Nucleotide-diphospho-sugar transferase family protein, translating into MKLKGLRAGLLSIWLSGFLLIALSFYGTQLLSPTSLNDPFRYSGDSIATAAPRITIFTSLNVSSLEENSQALLALRSWLALSSQITVVLFTQHNNNNNNNNNNHSSDSSSFTDKFGSRLLLDSTIDFTFLGTPFLHSMMSRIEAYQSDIAVLMDPETVLLPDFISALSYAHELGRDWLLVSSSVEIPRFPFHWDETRHFWRQDNGKRVRFRELQKMISLRSLQSNSSASKMIMAWNNIDMPLHCGVLPPFLYQRGTHNQWIINEAMSCKRRFVFDATSTISSFFLGNAENIYNRSDNVSEPKTRNWEYVGNSHLGQLYGSLYSRSYTLPKLLKCNRRYIFVSASERSTDLSIPKGKSLGFRTREKISACITRTKSRSLKLDFVQKDETVPPLKFPFDLESLLPLVADKNRTVVLSVAGYSYKDMLMSWVCRLRRLKVPNFLVCALDDETYQFSILQGLPVFFDPYAPKNISFNDCHFGSKCFQRVTKVKSRTVLKILKLGYNVLLSDVDVYWFRNPLPLLQSFGPSVLAAQSDEYNTTAPINRPRRLNSGFYFARSDSPTIAAMEKVVKHAATSGLSEQPSFYDTLCGEGGAYRLGDDRCVEPETNLTVQFLDRELFPNGAYGDLWLKEDVRAECEKKHCFVLHNNWISGRLKKLERQMMKGLWEYDASMRMCV; encoded by the exons ATGAAGCTTAAG GGTCTTCGAGCTGGGCTCTTGTCTATTTGGCTATCTGGGTTTCTTCTAATCGCTCTCTCTTTCTACGGCACTCAGCTTCTATCTCCAACTTCACTCAATGACCCATTTAGATACTCTGGCGATTCCATTGCTACTGCTGCTCCAAGAATCACCATTTTCACTTCTCTCAATGTCTCCTCCTTGGAAGAAAATAGCCAAGCTTTACTTGCTCTTCGTTCATGGCTCGCTTTGTCTTCCCAAATCACTGTTGTTTTATTCActcaacacaacaacaacaacaacaacaacaacaacaaccactcttctgattcttcttcattcaccGACAAATTTGgttctcgtcttcttcttgattccaCCATTGATTTCAC GTTTCTTGGAACTCCATTTTTACATTCGATGATGTCGAGAATTGAAGCTTATCAATCAGATATAGCTGTTCTAATGGATCCAGAGACTGTTTTACTGCCAGATTTCATATCTGCTTTGAGTTATGCTCACGAGCTTGGTCGTGATTggcttcttgtttcttcatcaGTGGAAATTCCCCGTTTCCCGTTCCATTGGGATGAAACTAGACATTTTTGGCGTCAGGACAATGGGAAAAGAGTGAGATTTAGGGAG TTGCAGAAGATGATAAGCTTGCGGAGTTTGCAATCAAATTCTAGCGCAAGCAAAATGATTATGGCATGGAACAACATTGATATGCCCTTGCACTGTGGAGTGCTTCCACCTTTTTTGTATCAAAGAGGTACTCATAATCAATGGATCATTAACGAAGCTATGTCATGTAAAAGAAGGTTTGTGTTTGATGCCACTTCAACCATATCGAGCTTTTTCCTAGGCAATGCAGAGAACATATACAATAGGAGTGATAATGTCTCAGAACCCAAAACGAGAAACTGGGAATATGTAGGAAACTCCCATCTTGGGCAGCTCTATGGTTCATTGTACTCTAGGTCTTATACGCTACCTAAGCTTTTGAAGTGCAACAGACGCTATATCTTTGTTAGCGCTTCAGAGCGTTCCACTGATCTGTCTATACCAAAAGGAAAGAGTTTAGGATTTCGGACACGAGAGAAGATCTCAGCTTGTATCACTAGAACTAAATCGCGGAGCTTGAAATTAGATTTTGTGCAGAAAGATGAGACAGTGCCACCATTGAAGTTTCCTTTTGACCTGGAGTCTCTTCTCCCATTAGTTGCAGACAAAAACAGAACTGTTGTTCTTTCAGTTGCTGGGTATAGCTATAAGGACATGCTGATGAGTTGGGTCTGCAGATTACGCCGCCTCAAAGTTCCAAATTTCTTAGTTTGTGCCCTTGATGATGAAACTTATCAGTTTTCTATTTTGCAg GGTCTGCCAGTTTTCTTTGATCCATACGCTCCAAAGAACATAAGCTTCAATGACTGCCACTTTGGATCAAAGTGTTTCCAGAGAGTGACCAAAGTCAAGTCAAGAACAGTTTTGAAGATACTGAAGCTGGGCTATAACGTTCTCTTGAGTGATGTAGATGTATATTGGTTCAGAAACCCGTTGCCTCTGCTTCAGTCTTTCGGTCCTTCTGTTCTTGCAGCACAATCTGATGAATACAATACAACAg CACCGATAAACCGACCAAGGCGCTTGAACTCAGGATTCTACTTTGCACGTTCTGATAGCCCGACGATAGCAGCGATGGAGAAAGTGGTGAAGCATGCTGCAACCTCCGGTCTTTCGGAGCAACCTAGCTTCTACGATACTTTATGCGGAGAAGGTGGAGCTTATCGCTTGGGAGACGATAGATGTGTTGAACCAGAGACAAATCTGACTGTTCAGTTCTTGGACAGAGAGCTATTCCCAAACGGAGCTTACGGGGATCTATGGCTTAAGGAAGACGTAAGAGCAGAGTGCGAGAAGAAGCATTGCTTTGTTCTACACAACAACTGGATTAGCGGGAGACTGAAGAAACTTGAACGCCAAATGATGAAAGGTCTATGGGAATATGACGCATCCATGAGGATGTGTGTGTAG
- a CDS encoding Nucleotide-diphospho-sugar transferase family protein, which translates to MMSRIEAYQSDIAVLMDPETVLLPDFISALSYAHELGRDWLLVSSSVEIPRFPFHWDETRHFWRQDNGKRVRFRELQKMISLRSLQSNSSASKMIMAWNNIDMPLHCGVLPPFLYQRGNAENIYNRSDNVSEPKTRNWEYVGNSHLGQLYGSLYSRSYTLPKLLKCNRRYIFVSASERSTDLSIPKGKSLGFRTREKISACITRTKSRSLKLDFVQKDETVPPLKFPFDLESLLPLVADKNRTVVLSVAGYSYKDMLMSWVCRLRRLKVPNFLVCALDDETYQFSILQGLPVFFDPYAPKNISFNDCHFGSKCFQRVTKVKSRTVLKILKLGYNVLLSDVDVYWFRNPLPLLQSFGPSVLAAQSDEYNTTAPINRPRRLNSGFYFARSDSPTIAAMEKVVKHAATSGLSEQPSFYDTLCGEGGAYRLGDDRCVEPETNLTVQFLDRELFPNGAYGDLWLKEDVRAECEKKHCFVLHNNWISGRLKKLERQMMKGLWEYDASMRMCV; encoded by the exons ATGATGTCGAGAATTGAAGCTTATCAATCAGATATAGCTGTTCTAATGGATCCAGAGACTGTTTTACTGCCAGATTTCATATCTGCTTTGAGTTATGCTCACGAGCTTGGTCGTGATTggcttcttgtttcttcatcaGTGGAAATTCCCCGTTTCCCGTTCCATTGGGATGAAACTAGACATTTTTGGCGTCAGGACAATGGGAAAAGAGTGAGATTTAGGGAG TTGCAGAAGATGATAAGCTTGCGGAGTTTGCAATCAAATTCTAGCGCAAGCAAAATGATTATGGCATGGAACAACATTGATATGCCCTTGCACTGTGGAGTGCTTCCACCTTTTTTGTATCAAAGAG GCAATGCAGAGAACATATACAATAGGAGTGATAATGTCTCAGAACCCAAAACGAGAAACTGGGAATATGTAGGAAACTCCCATCTTGGGCAGCTCTATGGTTCATTGTACTCTAGGTCTTATACGCTACCTAAGCTTTTGAAGTGCAACAGACGCTATATCTTTGTTAGCGCTTCAGAGCGTTCCACTGATCTGTCTATACCAAAAGGAAAGAGTTTAGGATTTCGGACACGAGAGAAGATCTCAGCTTGTATCACTAGAACTAAATCGCGGAGCTTGAAATTAGATTTTGTGCAGAAAGATGAGACAGTGCCACCATTGAAGTTTCCTTTTGACCTGGAGTCTCTTCTCCCATTAGTTGCAGACAAAAACAGAACTGTTGTTCTTTCAGTTGCTGGGTATAGCTATAAGGACATGCTGATGAGTTGGGTCTGCAGATTACGCCGCCTCAAAGTTCCAAATTTCTTAGTTTGTGCCCTTGATGATGAAACTTATCAGTTTTCTATTTTGCAg GGTCTGCCAGTTTTCTTTGATCCATACGCTCCAAAGAACATAAGCTTCAATGACTGCCACTTTGGATCAAAGTGTTTCCAGAGAGTGACCAAAGTCAAGTCAAGAACAGTTTTGAAGATACTGAAGCTGGGCTATAACGTTCTCTTGAGTGATGTAGATGTATATTGGTTCAGAAACCCGTTGCCTCTGCTTCAGTCTTTCGGTCCTTCTGTTCTTGCAGCACAATCTGATGAATACAATACAACAg CACCGATAAACCGACCAAGGCGCTTGAACTCAGGATTCTACTTTGCACGTTCTGATAGCCCGACGATAGCAGCGATGGAGAAAGTGGTGAAGCATGCTGCAACCTCCGGTCTTTCGGAGCAACCTAGCTTCTACGATACTTTATGCGGAGAAGGTGGAGCTTATCGCTTGGGAGACGATAGATGTGTTGAACCAGAGACAAATCTGACTGTTCAGTTCTTGGACAGAGAGCTATTCCCAAACGGAGCTTACGGGGATCTATGGCTTAAGGAAGACGTAAGAGCAGAGTGCGAGAAGAAGCATTGCTTTGTTCTACACAACAACTGGATTAGCGGGAGACTGAAGAAACTTGAACGCCAAATGATGAAAGGTCTATGGGAATATGACGCATCCATGAGGATGTGTGTGTAG
- a CDS encoding Nucleotide-diphospho-sugar transferase family protein, which produces MTKSVHMSSSSSSSSSSPFLPPAFRFITILKFWYFSIFFLFPLKLHFFNFCLYFLNFLLLIQQFFFRFPMKLKGLRAGLLSIWLSGFLLIALSFYGTQLLSPTSLNDPFRYSGDSIATAAPRITIFTSLNVSSLEENSQALLALRSWLALSSQITVVLFTQHNNNNNNNNNNHSSDSSSFTDKFGSRLLLDSTIDFTFLGTPFLHSMMSRIEAYQSDIAVLMDPETVLLPDFISALSYAHELGRDWLLVSSSVEIPRFPFHWDETRHFWRQDNGKRVRFRELQKMISLRSLQSNSSASKMIMAWNNIDMPLHCGVLPPFLYQRGTHNQWIINEAMSCKRRFVFDATSTISSFFLGNAENIYNRSDNVSEPKTRNWEYVGNSHLGQLYGSLYSRSYTLPKLLKCNRRYIFVSASERSTDLSIPKGKSLGFRTREKISACITRTKSRSLKLDFVQKDETVPPLKFPFDLESLLPLVADKNRTVVLSVAGYSYKDMLMSWVCRLRRLKVPNFLVCALDDETYQFSILQGLPVFFDPYAPKNISFNDCHFGSKCFQRVTKVKSRTVLKILKLGYNVLLSDVDVYWFRNPLPLLQSFGPSVLAAQSDEYNTTAPINRPRRLNSGFYFARSDSPTIAAMEKVVKHAATSGLSEQPSFYDTLCGEGGAYRLGDDRCVEPETNLTVQFLDRELFPNGAYGDLWLKEDVRAECEKKHCFVLHNNWISGRLKKLERQMMKGLWEYDASMRMCV; this is translated from the exons ATGACGAAAAGTGTTcacatgtcttcttcttcttcttcttcttcttcttcaccattccTCCCGCCGGCTTTCCGCTTCATCaccattttgaagttttggtatttctccattttcttcctttttccgTTAAAgctccatttttttaatttttgtctttattttctgaactttcttctcctcattCAACAATTCTTCTTTCGATTTCCCATGAAGCTTAAG GGTCTTCGAGCTGGGCTCTTGTCTATTTGGCTATCTGGGTTTCTTCTAATCGCTCTCTCTTTCTACGGCACTCAGCTTCTATCTCCAACTTCACTCAATGACCCATTTAGATACTCTGGCGATTCCATTGCTACTGCTGCTCCAAGAATCACCATTTTCACTTCTCTCAATGTCTCCTCCTTGGAAGAAAATAGCCAAGCTTTACTTGCTCTTCGTTCATGGCTCGCTTTGTCTTCCCAAATCACTGTTGTTTTATTCActcaacacaacaacaacaacaacaacaacaacaacaaccactcttctgattcttcttcattcaccGACAAATTTGgttctcgtcttcttcttgattccaCCATTGATTTCAC GTTTCTTGGAACTCCATTTTTACATTCGATGATGTCGAGAATTGAAGCTTATCAATCAGATATAGCTGTTCTAATGGATCCAGAGACTGTTTTACTGCCAGATTTCATATCTGCTTTGAGTTATGCTCACGAGCTTGGTCGTGATTggcttcttgtttcttcatcaGTGGAAATTCCCCGTTTCCCGTTCCATTGGGATGAAACTAGACATTTTTGGCGTCAGGACAATGGGAAAAGAGTGAGATTTAGGGAG TTGCAGAAGATGATAAGCTTGCGGAGTTTGCAATCAAATTCTAGCGCAAGCAAAATGATTATGGCATGGAACAACATTGATATGCCCTTGCACTGTGGAGTGCTTCCACCTTTTTTGTATCAAAGAGGTACTCATAATCAATGGATCATTAACGAAGCTATGTCATGTAAAAGAAGGTTTGTGTTTGATGCCACTTCAACCATATCGAGCTTTTTCCTAGGCAATGCAGAGAACATATACAATAGGAGTGATAATGTCTCAGAACCCAAAACGAGAAACTGGGAATATGTAGGAAACTCCCATCTTGGGCAGCTCTATGGTTCATTGTACTCTAGGTCTTATACGCTACCTAAGCTTTTGAAGTGCAACAGACGCTATATCTTTGTTAGCGCTTCAGAGCGTTCCACTGATCTGTCTATACCAAAAGGAAAGAGTTTAGGATTTCGGACACGAGAGAAGATCTCAGCTTGTATCACTAGAACTAAATCGCGGAGCTTGAAATTAGATTTTGTGCAGAAAGATGAGACAGTGCCACCATTGAAGTTTCCTTTTGACCTGGAGTCTCTTCTCCCATTAGTTGCAGACAAAAACAGAACTGTTGTTCTTTCAGTTGCTGGGTATAGCTATAAGGACATGCTGATGAGTTGGGTCTGCAGATTACGCCGCCTCAAAGTTCCAAATTTCTTAGTTTGTGCCCTTGATGATGAAACTTATCAGTTTTCTATTTTGCAg GGTCTGCCAGTTTTCTTTGATCCATACGCTCCAAAGAACATAAGCTTCAATGACTGCCACTTTGGATCAAAGTGTTTCCAGAGAGTGACCAAAGTCAAGTCAAGAACAGTTTTGAAGATACTGAAGCTGGGCTATAACGTTCTCTTGAGTGATGTAGATGTATATTGGTTCAGAAACCCGTTGCCTCTGCTTCAGTCTTTCGGTCCTTCTGTTCTTGCAGCACAATCTGATGAATACAATACAACAg CACCGATAAACCGACCAAGGCGCTTGAACTCAGGATTCTACTTTGCACGTTCTGATAGCCCGACGATAGCAGCGATGGAGAAAGTGGTGAAGCATGCTGCAACCTCCGGTCTTTCGGAGCAACCTAGCTTCTACGATACTTTATGCGGAGAAGGTGGAGCTTATCGCTTGGGAGACGATAGATGTGTTGAACCAGAGACAAATCTGACTGTTCAGTTCTTGGACAGAGAGCTATTCCCAAACGGAGCTTACGGGGATCTATGGCTTAAGGAAGACGTAAGAGCAGAGTGCGAGAAGAAGCATTGCTTTGTTCTACACAACAACTGGATTAGCGGGAGACTGAAGAAACTTGAACGCCAAATGATGAAAGGTCTATGGGAATATGACGCATCCATGAGGATGTGTGTGTAG
- a CDS encoding octicosapeptide/Phox/Bem1p (PB1) domain-containing protein (octicosapeptide/Phox/Bem1p (PB1) domain-containing protein; CONTAINS InterPro DOMAIN/s: Octicosapeptide/Phox/Bem1p (InterPro:IPR000270); BEST Arabidopsis thaliana protein match is: Octicosapeptide/Phox/Bem1p family protein (TAIR:AT3G26510.4); Has 386 Blast hits to 386 proteins in 18 species: Archae - 0; Bacteria - 0; Metazoa - 0; Fungi - 2; Plants - 384; Viruses - 0; Other Eukaryotes - 0 (source: NCBI BLink).), with the protein MVPNTTTVKFLCSYGGRITPRYPDGKLRYQGGDTRVLSVTRAISFTELKKKLGEICGIAVTSLRCQLPTDDLDALVTVRSDEDLKNLMEEYDLAITAQVKIHVFLSPLKSTRTTANSSPPPSTTSSSSSKSRSRSPPSPSTPETCPSCVERSIRNNGCYVHRSPSHNQLYFINN; encoded by the exons ATGGTCCCAAATACAACAACCGTCAAGTTCCTTTGTAGCTACGGTGGCAGAATCACCCCACGTTATCCCGACGGCAAGCTCCGTTATCAAGGCGGCGATACACGTGTCCTCTCCGTCACTCGCGCCATATCCTTCACCG agctaaagaagaagctcgGTGAGATTTGCGGGATTGCGGTGACTAGTCTCCGATGTCAGTTACCAACAGATGATCTTGACGCGCTTGTAACGGTAAGATCCGACGAGGATCTAAAGAATCTTATGGAGGAATACGATCTCGCTATAACAGCGCAAGTTAAGATTCACGTCTTTCTTTCTCCGCTTAAATCAACGAGAACAACAGCAAACTCGTCTCCTCCACCTTCAACGacgtcatcttcttcgtcaaaATCACGCTCTCGTTCTCCTCCATCGCCTTCAACTCCGGAAACATGTCCTAGTTGCGTAGAGAGATCTATACGTAACAATGGATGTTACGTTCATAGAAGTCCAAGTCATAACCAATTATACTTCATCAACAATTGA
- a CDS encoding Nucleotide-diphospho-sugar transferase family protein: protein MMSRIEAYQSDIAVLMDPETVLLPDFISALSYAHELGRDWLLVSSSVEIPRFPFHWDETRHFWRQDNGKRVRFRELQKMISLRSLQSNSSASKMIMAWNNIDMPLHCGVLPPFLYQRGTHNQWIINEAMSCKRRFVFDATSTISSFFLGNAENIYNRSDNVSEPKTRNWEYVGNSHLGQLYGSLYSRSYTLPKLLKCNRRYIFVSASERSTDLSIPKGKSLGFRTREKISACITRTKSRSLKLDFVQKDETVPPLKFPFDLESLLPLVADKNRTVVLSVAGYSYKDMLMSWVCRLRRLKVPNFLVCALDDETYQFSILQGLPVFFDPYAPKNISFNDCHFGSKCFQRVTKVKSRTVLKILKLGYNVLLSDVDVYWFRNPLPLLQSFGPSVLAAQSDEYNTTAPINRPRRLNSGFYFARSDSPTIAAMEKVVKHAATSGLSEQPSFYDTLCGEGGAYRLGDDRCVEPETNLTVQFLDRELFPNGAYGDLWLKEDVRAECEKKHCFVLHNNWISGRLKKLERQMMKGLWEYDASMRMCV from the exons ATGATGTCGAGAATTGAAGCTTATCAATCAGATATAGCTGTTCTAATGGATCCAGAGACTGTTTTACTGCCAGATTTCATATCTGCTTTGAGTTATGCTCACGAGCTTGGTCGTGATTggcttcttgtttcttcatcaGTGGAAATTCCCCGTTTCCCGTTCCATTGGGATGAAACTAGACATTTTTGGCGTCAGGACAATGGGAAAAGAGTGAGATTTAGGGAG TTGCAGAAGATGATAAGCTTGCGGAGTTTGCAATCAAATTCTAGCGCAAGCAAAATGATTATGGCATGGAACAACATTGATATGCCCTTGCACTGTGGAGTGCTTCCACCTTTTTTGTATCAAAGAGGTACTCATAATCAATGGATCATTAACGAAGCTATGTCATGTAAAAGAAGGTTTGTGTTTGATGCCACTTCAACCATATCGAGCTTTTTCCTAGGCAATGCAGAGAACATATACAATAGGAGTGATAATGTCTCAGAACCCAAAACGAGAAACTGGGAATATGTAGGAAACTCCCATCTTGGGCAGCTCTATGGTTCATTGTACTCTAGGTCTTATACGCTACCTAAGCTTTTGAAGTGCAACAGACGCTATATCTTTGTTAGCGCTTCAGAGCGTTCCACTGATCTGTCTATACCAAAAGGAAAGAGTTTAGGATTTCGGACACGAGAGAAGATCTCAGCTTGTATCACTAGAACTAAATCGCGGAGCTTGAAATTAGATTTTGTGCAGAAAGATGAGACAGTGCCACCATTGAAGTTTCCTTTTGACCTGGAGTCTCTTCTCCCATTAGTTGCAGACAAAAACAGAACTGTTGTTCTTTCAGTTGCTGGGTATAGCTATAAGGACATGCTGATGAGTTGGGTCTGCAGATTACGCCGCCTCAAAGTTCCAAATTTCTTAGTTTGTGCCCTTGATGATGAAACTTATCAGTTTTCTATTTTGCAg GGTCTGCCAGTTTTCTTTGATCCATACGCTCCAAAGAACATAAGCTTCAATGACTGCCACTTTGGATCAAAGTGTTTCCAGAGAGTGACCAAAGTCAAGTCAAGAACAGTTTTGAAGATACTGAAGCTGGGCTATAACGTTCTCTTGAGTGATGTAGATGTATATTGGTTCAGAAACCCGTTGCCTCTGCTTCAGTCTTTCGGTCCTTCTGTTCTTGCAGCACAATCTGATGAATACAATACAACAg CACCGATAAACCGACCAAGGCGCTTGAACTCAGGATTCTACTTTGCACGTTCTGATAGCCCGACGATAGCAGCGATGGAGAAAGTGGTGAAGCATGCTGCAACCTCCGGTCTTTCGGAGCAACCTAGCTTCTACGATACTTTATGCGGAGAAGGTGGAGCTTATCGCTTGGGAGACGATAGATGTGTTGAACCAGAGACAAATCTGACTGTTCAGTTCTTGGACAGAGAGCTATTCCCAAACGGAGCTTACGGGGATCTATGGCTTAAGGAAGACGTAAGAGCAGAGTGCGAGAAGAAGCATTGCTTTGTTCTACACAACAACTGGATTAGCGGGAGACTGAAGAAACTTGAACGCCAAATGATGAAAGGTCTATGGGAATATGACGCATCCATGAGGATGTGTGTGTAG
- a CDS encoding Ran BP2/NZF zinc finger-like superfamily protein (Ran BP2/NZF zinc finger-like superfamily protein; FUNCTIONS IN: binding, zinc ion binding; LOCATED IN: mitochondrion, intracellular; EXPRESSED IN: 6 plant structures; EXPRESSED DURING: F mature embryo stage, petal differentiation and expansion stage, E expanded cotyledon stage, D bilateral stage; CONTAINS InterPro DOMAIN/s: Zinc finger, RanBP2-type (InterPro:IPR001876); BEST Arabidopsis thaliana protein match is: zinc finger (Ran-binding) family protein (TAIR:AT1G55040.1); Has 972 Blast hits to 707 proteins in 149 species: Archae - 0; Bacteria - 0; Metazoa - 300; Fungi - 88; Plants - 413; Viruses - 0; Other Eukaryotes - 171 (source: NCBI BLink).), which produces MLRFFKTDHRLFHRIIGYTRPFHGLAKTQNAEIARPGLVDPSSHPWPEWLDLMGMLAKKGYFEESLIPLMSSKESNHIRTACLNFARHRFTLVRNLSKKDIKVIAGCGCPSTDRKVVNSGKRLRAYVGIDEGNVCGSCNLRGKCERAYAQARDDEGARTIDVMRLLLTYGLDSISPTVENRACQTKLVEDSVRKLLRESVAYSLTDFESAETETAGDELQPNSQDIDERDPRKRPGDWYCTECKFLNFAKNIRCLRCDVFSEERLKQLKEEQKDHLPLKKGDWICQTCNFLNFSKNTRCLRCKDKPTLRQINPGEWECESCNYINFRRNSICLKCDHKRQKAANVTPDSKTVADRQSGVTKTWSFVEEESVKRCNGEEEEEEDGFMGFPVEGGRSNVSKSAEKREQWKLEMTQRIRSNGTKAKKDDNTKNETESKCYDRRRNELLGNISDDGEMDDWFVSKQDRST; this is translated from the exons ATGTTGAGATTCTTCAAGACCGACCATAGATTGTTCCATCGAATCATCGGGTACACAAGACCATTCCACGGTCTAGCTAAAACCCAAAACGCTGAGATCGCTAGACCAGGTTTGGTTGATCCAAGCTCGCACCCGTGGCCCGAGTGGCTAGATTTAATGGGGATGCTAGCTAAAAAAGGTTACTTTGAAGAAAGCTTGATTCCATTGATGAGTTCCAAGGAATCTAATCATATTCGTACAGCTTGTCTCAATTTCGCCCGCCATCGTTTCACTCTCGTCAG AAACTTGTCGAAGAAAGATATCAAAGTGATTGCTGGGTGTGGATGTCCAAGCACTGATAGGAAGGTCGTGAACTCAGGAAAGCGTCTAAGAGCTTATGTGGGCATTGATGAAGGAAAT GTGTGTGGCTCCTGCAACTTGAGAGGGAAATGTGAAAGGGCGTATGCACAAGCACGGGATGATGAAGGTGCTCGAACTATAGATGTCATGCGTTTACTGCTAACTTATGGGCTTGATTCCATTTCTCCTACTGTTGAGAATCGTGCCTGTCAAACCAAACTTGTTGAAGATTCTGTGAGGAAGTTGCTCAGAGAAAGTGTAGCGTATAGCTTAACAGATTTTGAATCTGCTGAGACTGAGACAGCTGGAGATGAGCTCCAGCCAAATTCACAGGACATTGATGAAAGAGATCCACGAAAAAGGCCAGGGGATTGGTATTGTACAGA ATGcaagtttctaaattttgcGAAAAACATAAGATGCTTGCGATGTGATGTTTTTTCTGAGGAAAGGCTTAAACAGTTgaaggaagaacaaaaagatcaTCTCCCACTGAAGAAAGGAGATTGGATTTGTCAAAC ATGTAATTTCCTGAACTTTTCGAAAAACACGAGATGCTTAAGGTGCAAAGACAAGCCTACATTGCGTCAAATCAATCCCGGAGAGTGGGAATGCGAGTC GTGCAATTACATCAATTTTAGAAGAAACTCTATATGTTTGAAGTGTGATCACAAGAGACAAAAGGCTGCAAACGTCACTCCGGATTCAAAGACAGTTGCTGATCGTCAAAGCGGAGTTACAAAGACGTGGAGCtttgtagaagaagagagtgtaAAACGATGCAATggcgaagaagaggaagaagaagatggtttcaTGGGATTTCCAGTAGAGGGAGGGAGAAGCAATGTTTCAAAGAGCGCAGAAAAGAGAGAGCAATGGAAGTTGGAGATGACACAGAGAATTAGAAGCAATGGGACTAAAGCgaaaaaagatgataataCGAAGAACGAAACAGAGTCAAAATGTTATGATCGGAGAAGAAATGAACTTCTTGGTAACATTAGTGATGATGGAGAGATGGATGATTGGTTTGTTTCAAAACAAGATAGATCGACTtaa